Proteins co-encoded in one Acidovorax sp. 69 genomic window:
- the cysW gene encoding sulfate ABC transporter permease subunit CysW, with protein sequence MSGSNSRTVRRAQAGTTEAPWVRYTLITLALAFMLLFLVLPLAAVFAEALRKGFGAYLEGLREPDAWSAIQLTLITALIAVPLNLVFGVAAAWCIAKYEFRGKAFLTTLVDLPFSVSPVVAGLIYVLMFGAQGWFGPWLQEHDIKIIFAVPGIVLATVFVTFPFIARELIPLMQAQGNDEEQAAIVLGATGWQTFWYVTLPNIKWGLLYGVILCNARAMGEFGAVSVVSGHIRGQTNTIPLHVEILYNEYQSVAAFAAASLLALLALVTLVIKTIAEHRNEQALKAAAELPPERPTTP encoded by the coding sequence ATGAGTGGCAGCAACTCTAGAACCGTTCGGCGCGCCCAAGCGGGAACGACCGAGGCGCCTTGGGTGCGCTACACGCTCATTACGCTGGCCTTGGCGTTCATGCTGCTGTTCCTGGTGCTGCCACTGGCCGCCGTGTTTGCCGAGGCACTGCGCAAGGGCTTTGGTGCCTACCTCGAAGGCCTGCGCGAGCCCGATGCCTGGTCGGCCATCCAGCTCACACTGATCACGGCGCTGATTGCGGTCCCGCTGAATCTGGTGTTTGGCGTGGCGGCGGCCTGGTGTATCGCCAAGTATGAGTTCAGGGGCAAAGCCTTTCTGACCACACTGGTAGACCTGCCGTTTTCGGTGTCGCCTGTGGTGGCGGGCCTGATCTACGTGCTGATGTTTGGTGCGCAGGGCTGGTTCGGCCCGTGGCTGCAAGAGCACGACATCAAGATCATCTTCGCCGTGCCGGGCATCGTGCTGGCCACTGTGTTCGTGACCTTCCCGTTCATCGCCCGCGAGCTGATCCCGCTGATGCAGGCTCAGGGCAACGACGAGGAGCAGGCCGCCATCGTGCTGGGTGCCACCGGCTGGCAGACCTTCTGGTACGTGACGCTGCCCAACATCAAGTGGGGCCTGCTGTATGGCGTGATCCTGTGCAATGCGCGCGCCATGGGTGAGTTTGGCGCGGTGTCTGTCGTGTCGGGCCACATCCGGGGCCAGACCAACACCATTCCGCTGCATGTCGAGATTCTCTACAACGAGTACCAGTCCGTGGCCGCATTCGCCGCTGCATCGCTGCTGGCCCTGCTGGCCCTGGTCACGCTGGTCATCAAGACCATTGCCGAACATCGCAACGAGCAGGCGTTGAAGGCTGCCGCCGAGTTACCGCCGGAACGACCGACAACCCCCTGA